ATAGAATTAATTTTTTTTATTTAGTAAGATATCAAACTATTTTAAAGTTTATATTAAAATGTGACGATTTATTTTAAAAAATAGGAATTTAAAGATAATCAAAAGCTATAAAAGCTTTTGATCATCTAATAATTAATTTAGCTAATTAGCAAGAAGCTAAAACAGTCATTCCGGGCTTACTTGAAGTAGCCTTGAACATGGTACTGTAGCCGTAGCTTGAGTATGGAACATCTACCCATGCACCGTTTTGATACAGTTGAACTGATCTGTGTCGTGCTGAGTATGCTGTGCTGTACTGAACTATTCTTGAATGGATACCTGCTGCAGAGAGTTTTCCGTATAGGTATTCACTCATTGCCCAGCAGTCTCCGCTTCCTATTGCTACCATTCCAGCTGCTGTACTGGCTGAGTGACTGTAACCGTATTTAGCACCGCTTGCAAGGATCGCTGATAAAGATGCAGATGATGTTGTACTGGTTTTTTTAGCTGTGCTTGTGCTCTGTTTTTTAGTTGTACTTGTTGTCTCTTTTTTAGTTACACTTGTAGTTGTTGAGCTTGTTTTGTTTACACTAGATTTAGTGGTAGTTGTTGAGCTTTTGGTTACGTTTGTTTTATCTGTTGATTTGACGTTACTAGAACTTGTAGAAGTTCCAAATGCTTCTTCAAATATGTTTACACCGTTTATGTCTTCCATTGCACATGTTGTTTGATTTGCAACCCATCCATCTACGATTATACTGGAATCGTTCTGGAAGTATTTAACTGCTAGTTCTGTGTATGGACCAAATGATCCATCAACGTCTCCAGTGTAATATCCCTGTTCTTTGAGCCATTTCTGTAATTCAACAACGTATGTTCCGTTTGCTCCTATTTTTAAGCCCTTTTCCGTAACCGCATTTACGGATGAGCTTTGTGTTACATTAAAAGTTGTATTTTGGATTTCAGTAGCTGCTGCAAATGGCAACGTACTGAACATCACACATACTGCAACCATCGTTGCATATGTGAGTTTCCGCTTAATTGTACCGCCTCCGATTCTATGACAATGTCATAGGAAAATTTCTTGACCCAGTAGCCCACCTACTATGGTATCGCTTATTTCATAATACAATTTCAGTGCAATATTATGATTTTTTAGTTTTAATACATAATTTAAGTAGTGTATTATGAAAGTTTTTAACCATTTAAGCTATTCTGGGACAGCATTAGTTCACATCAGGATCACATATAAATGTTTTGGTTTTTTTTCAAAAAATCGGCACTCTTATAGCGTATTTTTGAATTTAAGGCATCCTGATAACGTATTTAACAATCGTTTCTCGGGCGAACTCACTGCATTGTTATTTTTAAGAAAATAGCCTAATTTATACTTTATTTCCATAAAATAACTTCATTTAGAGCTTTTGTATCAGCACCTCTGCAGTCCGAAGGGGGTCTCAAATGGTGTGGAATACACGCTAGAGTAATGTCAAATATAAATGGCTTAATAGCCAAATGGAACAAGTAATAGAATTACTAACCTGATTTGAAAGTTTTTAAAGGTTTTTCTAAAATAAGTCATTTCCTTGCTATTTTGCCCTATTTTTGCCTTTAAAATTAGTTAATACTAACTTTACTTTATAACTGAACGTAATATTATATTGTATATATTTAATACTTGAAAATGGACTTTAATCATAAAATCTACTGTGAAATTAAGAAATGTTAAGATGATCATTCTAAAAAGAGAATTATGTGAATTACTTTTGTAATTATTATTAAGGAATATAATATTCAAGAATGTAAAAAAAGAAAGGATAGAGATGCTGTATTAACATCCTATTTCTGTATAAATCTTTTATTCCGGATAAAAATCTTTTAATATGTCTTTAAATTTGGGTGGTTTGTATTCAGGTAGTGCAGTGTTAAGCATCTTGTTAATGGTGTTATCTACTTCGTTAAGGGTTAAAAATCCTGTTTTTCCTGCATTTTTATTGAAATCATTCCATGTGGTCATAATTTGTCCATTTTGGTCGTTGAAGTAAATACAATATACTGAATCGCCACCATCAAAATTATACTTACGCGCTTCTACTTTCCATACGTTTTTTCCATTTAAAGATACTTTAACGGGTTTTGAATTATTATAACAGCTGCCTAAGTCGGCATAGGCTGTTATGATGGATGCGGCGTATTGGGCTTTTAATTCATTGAGAGGTATCCATGAGGATTTTGCGTCTGTTTTTTTGCTTGCACAGTTTTTTGCATTAACAGTAACAGAATAAATGGGTCTATTTTTTTCGCCAGTTACTTTTATAATCCAATATTTATTATCGGGGCTTAATTTAGCGTTAAAATCCATTTTTTCATAATAATAAAACTCACAATCAAAATTATCATCGTATAATTTAGCAATTGAAATAGCTTTATTTTTATCAATTGTAATGGTGTTATTACTATCAATTGAAGATAAATTTGTTTTATTCTTCTCTTGAATTGGTGCTAAGTGTACAGATTGATCATTAATTATATTACTATTATCATTATTATTGCCATATGTGCCATACGTACCATACATCCCTAAAACTAAAAATGCCACAAATAGTAGGCCTAATGCCTTAAAATATTTCATTTTAACACTCTCCTGATTTTTTATTTAAATATAAACTAATAAGCCAAATAAAACAACTATAAGTCCTTTTTATACAAATAATTCATTCTAAAAGCATTTTATAATTGCATTATCAAAGGCATATCAGTTAATATATAATATAAAATGCTCTAATTGATAAACTTTACGTATGAAATTATTAAAACCGGTTAAACACCTTAAAAGTGGATTTAAGCATGATAATACTGTCGAAAATTATGAAATATCTCAAAAAATAGGAATTAAATAATACATGACAAATATGGTACAAACCTAAATTAGCATTATTCACTTGAAAGATAATTCAAATCTTTTAAGCTAATATCTAACTATGCTTTCTTTTTTAGCACAATATAATTTATATAAAAACTAATATTCAAATTTGTTCATTTAAAAAGCTTAATATGGATGTATTACAAGATAGGATTATAAACAGACAAATATGTCAGGTCATATTTGTAATACATAAAAAAAAGAAATTAATTGGTTTTATAATGTAAAGCCGCAATAGCAGCCTGTCCTAAAGATACAGAACCATCTCCAGCGCATGTGTTTTTATGTTGAATAAAATCATATCCATTTTCGGTTACAACATCTTTTATGGTTTTACTTATGGTCTCATTGTAAAATACGCCACCAGTTCCACCAATTACATCCACGTCAGTTTTATCTGCTACTTTTATACCTAATTTTGCAAGGCCTTCAGCAACAGCCCTTTGCGCAGAACATGCAATATCTGTTACAGGCATACCTTTCTTTTTATTTTCTAAAACTGAAAGCAGTATTTTAGATGTGTTAAGTATATACATTTCGTTATGTTTTTTAATTTCAACAGGAATTTCACAAGTATCTGCACCATAATAAGCTACAGACTCAAGTTTCATAGCACATTCACCTTCATATGTTCTTTCACCGCAAATTCCCAGTGCAGAAGAGAGTGCATCAAGAACACGTCCTGTGCTTGTTGTTTTCTGGATATTAAAACCACGTTCAAGCTGTTTTAATATAAGGTCTATTTCTTTTTCGCCGTGTTTGAAATAAGTAACATATTCGTTTTTCATGAGTTTTTTAAGCTCTTCATCCTCATAAAACTCATGCAACATGGCTATAACCATCCTTATAGGATATTTAGTAGTTAAATCTCCACCTGCCATATTTTGGGGCATTAAACTTCCTAAACGATTGTAGTTTTCGCCTGTAACATGCAGTATCTCACCACCCCATGCAGATCCGTCATCTCCATAACCTACACCGTCGGCAGCGATACATATCAATTCATCAATTCCATGATCTACAAATAACGCCCCTGCATGCGCATGGTGGTGCTGGACGCCGAAAACATCACATTCAAACTTTTCACTCAGCTCATGTGCAAGTTTAGTTGTAAAAAACATTGGATGAAGGTCACATGCTACAGCATCTATTTTTTCAACCCTTGTTATGTCTATCATGTAATCTATAGCTTCCTGAAGGTATTTATAAGTTTCATACTTGGTTGTATTGCCGATATGCTGTGATACGTAGCATTTTTTATCTTTAAGAAGAGCAAAAGTTACATCTAGTTCAGGTCCAAGTGCAAGAATGTTTATATCTCCAGCTATATTTGAGAAATCGTATGGTTCTGGCACATATCCTCTAGAACGCCTTATAAAAGCCAAATCTCCAGCTCTAAATCTAATAACCGAATCATCACACCGGTTAATTATTTTTCTATCATGGAGGAGGCAGTAATCTGCAATTCCTTCTATTTTGTTTACAATTTCCTCATTATCTATGAGCATGGGTTCTCCAGGTATATTGGCTGATGTCATAATATAAGCTGGTTCACTGGTTTCCTGGAATAGCAAATGCTGCAGTCCCGAGTAAGGAAGCATTACTCCAAGATTATGGAGATCTGGTGAAACAGAAGGGGCTAAATAGTAGTCACTGTTCTTGTTAAGCACGACTATGGGTCTCCTTCTTGATATGAGGGTCTCCTCTTCAAAATCCCTTACCTCTGCAAATGTTTTTATGGTTTCAATATCTGGTGACATGCATGCAAAGGGTTGGTTCATCCTTCCAAGCCGTTTTCTTAAAGTAATGACAGGATCATCTTCTGTTGTCTTTGCAACAAGATGAGTTCCACCTATTCCTTTTATAGCAAGCACATTCCCTTCATCTATGAGTTTTGCAGCCTCTTTTATTGGATCTTCCACGTTTAAAACTTCATCTTTGTAGAGGAAAACAGAAGGCCCGCATGTGGGACAGCAGGTTGCCTCAGCGTGGTAACGGCGGTCCAGTGGATCTCTATATTCAACCATGCACTCATCGCACAGGGGAAACTCATCCATGGATGTCCGCACGCGGTCATAAGGAATTGATTTTATAACTGTAAAACGAGGTCCGCAATCAGTACATGCGGTAAATGGATATTTGTACCTTTTATTTCCTTGAGTAAGTGTTTCTTCCAGGCATTTATCGCATATTGCAACATCTGGGGGAATTACAGAAGACCCTGAAAAGTCGGCAGAACTTTCAAGGATCATAAAATTATCAAATTCTGGCTCTTCATGAAGACCTAACCATTCTATTTCCAGGTGAGTTATCTTAGATATTGGAGGTTTATTCTGCTTTAAATTTTTTGCGAAATTCTTTATTTCTTCTTTTTTTCCTTCTAGGATAATTTCTACACTGTTTCCAAGATTTCTAACATATCCATTAAGTTTCATTTCATCTGCTATCCTGTAAACTGTTGGTCTAAATCCAACGCCCTGAACGATCCCCTGAACTAAAATCCTGGCTTTTTCCATTTTGTATTCCTCTAAAATATGTTTAATTGTACGGACTATTATTTTAATGAGTTAAATAAAATAAGTTATACATTCAAAATATTAATTTATACTTCGATCTTTATATAGTGAAGTGGACAATATTTAGTGATACCATGAAAGAAATACTTCAAGAACTCATAGATGGAAAGATTTCACTTCAGGAAGCCGAAAAACGGCTTAAAACAATGCAAATTGAAGAAATAGGGGATTTTGCAAAGTTGGACACTGGTAGAGAGGCAAGAACTGGGATTCCTGAGGCCATTTTTGCAGAAAGTAAAGAAGATGAAGATCTTATAAAAATCATACTTAAAGGTGCAGATAACGGCAGGTTAATGGTAACAAAGCTTGAAAGGGAAAGATATGATTTAATAAAGCCTCAAATTAGCATCCTTGAGGATAAAGGCTTTAAATTTGAATACAACAAGCGGGCCAAGATTTTACTTATTAAAAACCATGAAATCGAAAAAGAGGGTAAAATTGGAGTTATCACCGCTGGAACGTCTGATATTCCAGTTGCAGAGGAAGCACGAATAACTGCTGAAGAAGTGGGTTGTGAAGTCTTAACATCATATGATGTGGGTGTTGCGGGAATTCACAGGCTTTTTGCGCATATTAATGAAATGATTGAAGCAGATGTTAAAGCACTCGTAGTGGTTGCTGGAATGGAAGGGGCATTGCCGTCTGTTGTTGCGGGACTAGTGGATGTGCCTGTTATAGGTGTTCCAACATCAGTGGGTTATGGTGTTGGTGAAGGAGGATTTACGGCTCTTTTTGCAATGCTTCAGTCATGCGCTCCGGGAATTGCAGTTGTAAATATTGATAATGGATTTGGTGCAGGAGTATTCGCGGCTAAACTAACTAAGCAAACATTGAAATAGTCTTAAAATCATACTAATATAAAAAATAGTATGGGTTTATAAGCTATGAATAAGTTGATTATGGGCTGTTCGGCTGTAATTGTAATTATTACATTATTTGGAGCTTATAGCTATAGCGCCCATCCAAAAGATACAGTACGCATTGGATATCTGGATAATGACCAACATAGCGCAGCATTAGCTGTTGCAAATGCAAAGGGAATGTTTGAAGCTCAAGGGATGAAAGTGGAACTGCAGTCCTTTAACGTTGGCGCGGATATAGTAATTGCTATGGCTGCTGGACAAATTGATGTGGGATATGTGGGAATTGCACCTGCAACAATGGCTATAGATAAAGGAATGCCACTAAAGATAGTTGGAGCTGTAAATGAAGAGGGCAGCGGCATTGTAATTTCAAAAAATTCAACTATTGATAATTTAACTGATTTTGAAGGGCATACTGTGGTTATGCCATCTAAAGGATCCATACAGGACATTTTATTGAATTATTTACTTCAAGATAATAGTATAAACCCCAAATCAATTGATATAAGGGAAATGCAAACTTCTTTAATGCCTGAAGCTATTCAATCGGGGAGAATTGATGGATATATTGTATGGGAGCCGTATGTCATTCAAGCGAGTTCTGGCGGATATGGAAAAACCTTCATGTATTCTGATGAAATATGGAAAAATCATCCCTGCTGTGTTATAATCGCCAGCAACAATTTCATGCAAAATAATCCAGATAAACTTAGAAAAATACTCCAGATACATCAGAATGCAACTGACTACATTTACAGCAATAGAAATGATACAATTTCAATATTATCAAAACAGTTTAAAATCAGCTTTAATACTGAAAAAGAGGTGCTGGATCATATTAAATTTGTAGTAGTGCCTGATGAAGATTTTATGGATAATAGTTTAAAAATAGTAAGCATTCAAAGACAAAGGGGATATGTGGAGCATAATTTAACTAAGGGTGAAATATTTAACCTTAGTTACTTACCTTCAAAATGATTACAGGTGAGATTACATGAGAAAGATATTAACAGCGCTTATAATACCTGTTTTGATTGTTATAATCTGGTCTCTATTAACTTCATTAAATATTATCCCGGAATATATATTACCTTCACCATCTGAGGTAATGGGCTCATTTTTAGGATTAGTGGGAACTAATGAACTACTTATGGATACTTTAGCAACTCTTTCGAGGGTTATTACGGGTTTAATTATTGCAGCTGCAATTGCAATTCCTTTAGGAATTATTTTAGGATGGTCAAAAAAGGCTGAAAACCTCTCAAATTTAACCATTCAAATTCTAAGGCCGATACCTCCCCTTGCATGGATACCGTTCGCCATGCTCTGGTTTGGACTGGGATTTGAATCCGCTGTTTTTATTATATTTATTGGAACATTCTTCCCTGTGCTTATTAATACAATAGATGGGGTTAAAAGGATAAATAAAGTATTTATAGAATCTGCATATACATTAGGTGCTTCCGAACGTCAAATTTTAACCAATGTTGTAATGCCTGCATCTTTACCTTCAATCTTCACGGGCTTGAGAGTTGGAATTGGAATAGGGTTAATGTGTACTGTAGCAGCGGAAATGATCGCGGTAAAATCGGGTTTAGGTTATTTAATAATGCAGTCCATGAATTTAATAGATACGGGTGGAGTAATTGTTGGAATGATTATAATAGGCATCATTGGATTTTTGATGGATTATTCATTTAGAAAGGCTGAAAATAAGTATGTTTTATGGAGTGGAAACTAAACAATGGGTGAAACATGTCTAAAATAGCTGTAAATAATGTTTCAAAGATATTTGAAAGTAAGGGGACCACATTTAAATCAGTAGAGGATATTAATTTCAATGTTAATGAAGAAGAATTTTTATGTATTCTTGGCCCCTCAGGATGTGGAAAATCCACCATTCTCCGGCTTATAGCGGGTCTGGATAAACCTAGTTCTGGTCAAATTTTAATGGACAATGAAGCAATAATGGGGCCGGGTTGTAAGTGTGGAATGGTTTTTCAGGAATATTCTCTTTTTCCCTGGAGAAGTGTCATTGAAAATGTGGCATTTCCCTTAGAAATGAAAGGAGTTGCAGAAGAAGAAAGGCACAAAATTGCTGAAGATTACCTGAAAATAGTAGGGCTCCAAAATTTTAGAGATTCTATGCCTCATGAGCTCTCAGGAGGGATGAAACAGCGAGTTGCAATTGTCAGGTCGTTAGCAGGGGATCCAGATATACTTTTAATGGATGAACCGTTTGGAGCCCTTGATATTCAAACCAGAAGCCAGCTTCAAAAAGATCTGTTGAATATATGGGAAGATAAGGGTAAAACAATTGTTTTTGTAACTCATGACATTGATGAAGCAATATTTTTAGGGGATAGAGTTATCCTAATGAGTAAAGGGCCTGGAAGAATTTTTAGAATATTTGAAGTTAATATTAAAAGAATTAGAGATACTTTAGCCCCTGATTTTTTACAGTTAAAACAGGAAATAATGAACCTGCTTGAAAGCGGGGACTAATTCAAAAGTTTTATTTTTAGGTTAAAACTTAGAATTTTTTTGAAATTATGTAATTGCGGTAGTTAGTATACAAAAGTACAGTATGTATCTTTCTTGTCCGTACTTAATTTAAATATAATTTAGTCTCAATTAGTACAGTATAGATATCTCGAGGTTGACAAAATTCATTCTGAATTTTGGAACCCCAAAAATAAAAAATTTTTTGAGGTGAAATCCATGCTAGTAGAATTTGATTTACCACACTGGTGCTGCGGCCCTAAAGGGTGCCAGCTAGAAATAGAATACGGCGAATTAATAGACGCAGAAGATGCACACTAGATATAGCAGGATAATAAACTTTAGAATAATTTAAATTTAATCAACTCATTTTTCATTTTTATCTTTTTGTCACTGTTTTAATAGATGAAAACTTGACAAAATTTAAGAAATAAAAACAATAAAATAATACTAATTGAATTTTTAATGTTTATCTTATTAAAATTTTTAATTTGAGCTGAAGGTGATTTTATGGATGTTTTTGAAGCTGTAAGTAAAAGGCGTAGTATTAGAAAGTATAAAGACACTGAAGTTGAAGATGAAAAACTTCAGGATATCCTTGAAGTGGCTAGAATTTCCCCATCTGCTTCTAACCGTCAGGAATGGAAATTTATAGTTGTTAAAGATCAAGAAACAAGAGAAAAACTTGTAGAAGCTGCACACGGTCAGCAGTTTGTCGCTGAAGCTCCAGTTACAATTGTTGCATGCTCAACAGAATCAGAAAGGGTAATGCCTTGTGGACAGCATGCTTATACAGTAGATCTTTCAATTGCAGTATCATTTATGATTCTGGAAGCTACAGAACTTGGCCTTGGAACATGCTGGCTTGGAGCATATGATGAAGAAAAAGTCAGGAATATTTTAGAGATCCCTGAAAGAATAAGGGTCCCTGCAATGTTTACTATAGGATATGCAGATGAAAGCCCACATGCAAGGCCGCGGAAACATCTGGATGAAATTGTAAGCAGTGAAAAATACGTCACTCCTTAAAATCTTTCATTTTAAATTTATTTTTTATATTTAAAATTATATGTTGGACTATTTTTGAGAATTTGCCAGTTGTAATATTAATTCACATAAAAAATCTCTTTTTAATTATAAATTAATTCCATTAAAATCCTTAACATTTTATTTAAGAAGAGATAATAACTTTATTGCAGCAATATATTACTTGCAGATAGTATCTTTAGTAGGGGAATGGCATGCGAAAAGTGGTAAAAGGTAGTTTCCTTAATTTATTTGGCAATGTTCTATTTAGAATAGGCGGCTATTTTTATAGAGTATTAATACAGTATTTATTGGGCGTTACAGGCTATGGTATTGTAAGTCTTGTTCTTCCTCTACAAAATGTTTTGATATTAATTGCTGCTGCAGGTATTCCTCCTGCTGTGGCAAAATACGTGGCAGAATATCACGCTAAAAATGATACTTATATGGTTAAACAGGTTATCAAAACCTCTGCAAAAATCATGGCTGTAATGAGCATTATTGCTACTTTACTTATTTTTTTCCTTGCAGAACCATTAGCTCCATTTTTGCATTGGCAACCTAGTATTATAATTCTTTTCCAGATAATAGGATTTATAACGCCTTTCAGCATAATTTTAGGATTGGTGAGGGGTGTATTTCAGGGTTATCAGGATATGGGCAATCTTCTTTTAACCAGGGCATTTGAACAGATTTTCACGATAATACTGACTGTAAGTCTAATCTTATTGGGATTTTATGTTTTAGGGGCAGTTATTGGTACTATAATAGGATTTGCTATAGCTGCAGTTCTTTCGCTGCTACTTTTTAGGCAAAAAATATGGAAAAACATCAAGGATGCAAAAAAAAGTTTAGGACATATTAATGAATATGGGCTGGCTAAAAAGCTTTTGATATTTTCATTACCTGTTACTGTAGTTGGATTGGCTGAACTGGCATTATTTGATACTGGGACCTATATTATCAACATATTTTTGAATGAAACCTATGTAGGTTATTACAATATTGTCAGCCCGGTCTCGAGGATTCCGCTTATAATTTCTTCATCCATTGCAGTTGCTATACTTCCTGCAGCTTCAGAAGCTTTAAGCCTTAAAAATAACCATATAATTCAAAAATATGTAATATATTCTTACAGGTACCTGATTCTGGTTCTTCTCCCTCTCTGTGCACTCGTTATGCTTTTTTCCCAGCCGATACTTGCAATTATATTTCCAAGGGCTCCACTTGCTTATCTTGTTGCAGGCAATGCACTGACTATTTTAATAGCTGCAATGTCATTTTTTTCTATTTATATAGTGTCATCAAGTATATCTCAGGGATTGGGAAAACCATATTTGCCAATGTATTTTTTAATTTTGGGAAGTATAGTTAACCTGGTTTTAACATGGCTGCTCGTTCCTTTATATGGTTTAACTGGTGCAGCAGCAGCTACAGCAGTCGCCACATTTATAATCATGGTATTTTCAGTGTGGAAAGTTCTTGAGACAAGCAATACTCAATTGCCCTATGTCAATCTGGTTAAAATATTATTTGCATCAGTTTTAACTGGTTTAATAATTGGATTAATTCCTAAAACAGTTATGGGGCTATTAGCTGCGCTTTTAGTCTTTTCATTTATCTATTTATTTAGTCTGGCATTTATGGGTGCTTTAGAAAAAAGAGATTTAAATCTTTTAAATAAAATTGGGTACCGTTTAGGTCCGTTATCCGGAATATTTATGAAAATGAATAGATTTCTGGAAAGATTTGTTAAATAGGGATAAATTTTTTATTTTCTTCCATGTGGGCAAACATAAATGCATAATCCGCAGACAGCCCAATCCTCACCTTCATCAGCATTATAAAGATATTCCTCACATTTTCGGGCATCATACCTTTCTTCCCGAGCTTCGTTTTCTCTAAATGGTTCTCCTGTAAAAGCGGATACGGGACATATTTCCACACATTCGTCGCATTCCCCACATTTTGTGTCCATAGGCTCTCCAGTTATGGTAAGAGGCGCATCTGTGAGTACAGTAGCCCACCTGACTCTGGGCCCTGCTTCGGGAGTTATGAGTAAACAGCTTTTACCAATCCAGCCGAGCCCTGCTAAATTTGCAGCTAATTTATGTGAAAAGACAGCACATATCCTTTCATTGTCAAAGCGTTCTGATGCAGGTACTGGAAGTGCTTTGTATCCTTCCTGCTGTATAATACTTCCTAATTTTGATGTTAAAAGATCAAGACGTAGATTTGTGATGTCGTAGGCATGGCGGTAATTAACTGCCACAGCACGGTTATCTCGATTAGGTAGTTCATCAACGATGGTTTGAGGCAGTCTAATACCTATAGAAATTGCTTTAGGATATTGGGTGCATATTTCGCCACCCTGATCTGTGATTGCTTCTTTTGCACGCGACAGGTCTGCAACACCAAAAAAATCAGCACCTTCGTGTTCTGCCATAATTCGGATCTGGTAATCAAGCTGCATAGTTTTCCCTCATTATTTATTGGACTGCTCTAAAATTATATGTTTTGGGAAGAAATTGTAGCGGCTGTAAAATGCGAGCGTATTTTCATTACCTGCTGCTACCATGATTCTTTTAGTTTCTACGCCGTTTTGATTCATCCAGTTAAGCGAACGTTTCATAAGAGTATCTCCAATACCTGAAGATCTATATTTATCATCTAAATATATTGAATCTACTTCTCCTATTTTTTCATCTGAAATAGAGCTTATACAGTATCCAATAAATTGTTTAGATGTTTCATTGTAGGCAGTATCTATTCTTAAAATTCCATTTTCAGATTTCTTTAATAAATCTTCTTTTCTTTCTTGAAATGTAAACTCAACGTACCTTTCTGGGAAATAGGGGGATAACTCTCTATGATGATCCCTTAATCTTTCCCATAACGGTTTGATCAAATTTATACTGTCTTTTTCAAGTTCCACATAACTTATATCCATATTGTACCTCTTGCCAGTTTTAGTGTAG
The DNA window shown above is from Methanobacterium veterum and carries:
- a CDS encoding 4Fe-4S double cluster binding domain-containing protein, whose amino-acid sequence is MQLDYQIRIMAEHEGADFFGVADLSRAKEAITDQGGEICTQYPKAISIGIRLPQTIVDELPNRDNRAVAVNYRHAYDITNLRLDLLTSKLGSIIQQEGYKALPVPASERFDNERICAVFSHKLAANLAGLGWIGKSCLLITPEAGPRVRWATVLTDAPLTITGEPMDTKCGECDECVEICPVSAFTGEPFRENEAREERYDARKCEEYLYNADEGEDWAVCGLCIYVCPHGRK
- a CDS encoding oligosaccharide flippase family protein, translated to MRKVVKGSFLNLFGNVLFRIGGYFYRVLIQYLLGVTGYGIVSLVLPLQNVLILIAAAGIPPAVAKYVAEYHAKNDTYMVKQVIKTSAKIMAVMSIIATLLIFFLAEPLAPFLHWQPSIIILFQIIGFITPFSIILGLVRGVFQGYQDMGNLLLTRAFEQIFTIILTVSLILLGFYVLGAVIGTIIGFAIAAVLSLLLFRQKIWKNIKDAKKSLGHINEYGLAKKLLIFSLPVTVVGLAELALFDTGTYIINIFLNETYVGYYNIVSPVSRIPLIISSSIAVAILPAASEALSLKNNHIIQKYVIYSYRYLILVLLPLCALVMLFSQPILAIIFPRAPLAYLVAGNALTILIAAMSFFSIYIVSSSISQGLGKPYLPMYFLILGSIVNLVLTWLLVPLYGLTGAAAATAVATFIIMVFSVWKVLETSNTQLPYVNLVKILFASVLTGLIIGLIPKTVMGLLAALLVFSFIYLFSLAFMGALEKRDLNLLNKIGYRLGPLSGIFMKMNRFLERFVK
- a CDS encoding GNAT family N-acetyltransferase; its protein translation is MDISYVELEKDSINLIKPLWERLRDHHRELSPYFPERYVEFTFQERKEDLLKKSENGILRIDTAYNETSKQFIGYCISSISDEKIGEVDSIYLDDKYRSSGIGDTLMKRSLNWMNQNGVETKRIMVAAGNENTLAFYSRYNFFPKHIILEQSNK